A window from Zingiber officinale cultivar Zhangliang chromosome 7A, Zo_v1.1, whole genome shotgun sequence encodes these proteins:
- the LOC122001576 gene encoding phospholipase A1-II 5-like: protein MEPKPTGKTARSPSWPELLGSDHWSGLLDPLDISLRRLILQCGDLCQVTYDSFNGDTHSKYCGSCRYGKRSLLSDVFFPGAADYEIYDYLYATSEVSVPDDLLLFPLAGDGAWSKDSNWIGYVAVSTAVDGGRVIYVVWRGTIRTLEWVDVLLPDPVKIDTILSSKTEEAAASCRVMKGWYVIYTSSNADSPYTKRSARDQLTFAIKALVELYKEESLSIVCVGHSLGAALAVLSAFDIAENGLSRTGGSGGTTFPVSAVVFGSPQVGNRAFNRRLENLPNLRVLQVKNKTDLIPQYPSRLLGFADTAGAVLEVDGRKSPYLKQSTNPGDWHNLQGILHAVAGWNGPSGKFELRVKRSIALVNKSSDFLKDEYLVPGLWWVEKNKGMVLGADGEWELTPPPKDGIPTPLGSEKTGNIPAEEE from the coding sequence ATGGAGCCAAAGCCCACCGGCAAGACTGCGCGCAGCCCGTCATGGCCGGAGCTGCTGGGATCCGACCACTGGTCGGGCCTCCTCGACCCCCTCGACATCTCCCTCCGCCGCCTCATCCTCCAATGCGGCGACCTGTGCCAGGTCACCTACGACTCCTTCAACGGCGACACCCATTCCAAGTACTGCGGCAGCTGCCGGTACGGCAAGCGCAGCCTCCTCTCCGACGTCTTCTTCCCCGGCGCCGCCGACTACGAGATCTACGACTACCTCTACGCCACCTCCGAAGTCTCCGTCCCCGACGACTTGCTCCTCTTCCCCCTCGCCGGCGACGGCGCCTGGAGCAAGGACTCCAACTGGATAGGCTACGTCGCGGTGTCAACCGCCGTCGACGGGGGGCGGGTGATCTACGTGGTATGGCGGGGGACGATCCGGACGCTGGAGTGGGTAGACGTGTTGTTGCCGGATCCCGTCAAGATCGACACCATTCTCTCCTCTAAAACAGAGGAGGCGGCGGCCAGTTGCAGGGTGATGAAGGGGTGGTACGTGATCTACACCTCGAGCAACGCTGACTCCCCGTACACCAAGCGGAGCGCGAGGGACCAGCTCACGTTCGCCATTAAAGCCCTGGTGGAGCTGTACAAGGAGGAGAGCCTCAGCATCGTGTGCGTCGGCCACAGCCTCGGCGCCGCCCTCGCCGTCCTGAGCGCCTTCGACATTGCGGAGAACGGCCTGTCGAGAACCGGCGGCTCCGGCGGGACGACGTTCCCGGTGTCCGCCGTGGTGTTCGGGAGCCCGCAGGTGGGAAACAGAGCCTTCAACCGACGCCTGGAGAACCTGCCCAATCTGCGAGTTCTCCAGGTGAAGAACAAGACCGATCTCATCCCGCAGTACCCGAGCCGTCTGCTGGGCTTCGCGGACACCGCCGGCGCGGTGCTGGAGGTAGACGGCCGGAAGTCGCCGTACCTGAAGCAGTCGACGAACCCTGGCGACTGGCACAACCTGCAGGGGATCCTACACGCTGTGGCGGGGTGGAACGGGCCTTCCGGAAAGTTCGAGCTGAGGGTGAAGCGCAGCATAGCGCTGGTGAACAAGTCGTCGGACTTCCTCAAGGACGAGTACCTGGTGCCGGGGTTGTGGTGGGTGGAGAAGAACAAGGGCATGGTGCTCGGCGCTGACGGCGAGTGGGAGCTCACTCCGCCGCCGAAGGACGGCATCCCCACCCCACTCGGGTCGGAGAAGACTGGGAATATTCCGGCGGAGGAAGAGTAG